CGCTACGAGCGCACGCCCGGCGGCGCCCGCGGCCCGCGGCGCACCCCGCCGGCGCCCGATCTGGACCGCCCCGAGGAGATCTGGAAGTCCCTGGACCGCGGCGAGGACCCCACCCGGTAAAAGAGCCGCGCGCGGCATCGGTGACAATGGACGCCGAGGATCACCGCGCGCCCGACCCGACGCGCGAGAGCTACGAGGAGCACACATGTCGAGCAGTGGCCACGGACACACCCCCGCCGCCTGGACCGGCGTCATCATCTCGTTCATCGGCTTCTGTGTGGCCGGCGCCTTCATCGTGCTGGACAACGTGCCCGGCTTCTGGGCCGGCATCGTGCTGATCGGCCTCGGCGCCGTGGCGGGCGGCCTGATGCGCGCGGCCGGCCTGGGCCAGGAGCCCAAGCGCTCGGCGGCGAAGCCCGCGGCCCAGGCGCAGCCCCAGGAAGGCTGAGCCGCCGCTCCCGCGGCACCGCTCCCGGCTGCCGCTCCTGACCGACCCCGAAGGCGCCGCTTCCCGGCCCGTACGCACCCCCGGGTGCCGTACCCGCCGTCCGTGCCCACCCCGTACGGAGGCCGAGAAGCCGCGCCTTCGCGCGTACCCCCGTACGGCCGCCCCGGCAGGCGCCCGCGGCCGGACCGCGGCACACTCGCCACGTGAGCGATCCCGTGGCGCAGGCCCGGCCGGACACCCGGCCCAGGGGCGGCCCGGCGCGCCGTCTCGCGCCACCCCTGGGCGCCCTCGCCGCGACCGCCGCCGCCTTCGCCTACGTCGGCGCCGTCGACCCGAACCGGCCCGGCCACTACCCCGTCTGTCCCCTGCTGCACCTGACCGGGCTCTACTGCCCGGCCTGCGGGGGCCTGCGCAGCGCGCACGCCGTCGCGCACGGTGACCTCACCGCCGCGCTGGGCGCCAATGCGCTCGCGGTGGCCGGCTACGCCGCCTGCGCGGTCCTCTGGGTGCTCTGGCTGGGCCGGGCCGCCCGCGGCCGCCCCACGGCGGGCCCCCGGCCGCGCGCCGTCCACTGGTGGACGCTGGCCGCGCTGCTGCTGGCCTTCACGGTCGTCCGCAACCTCCCCTTCGGCAGCGGCCTGGCACCGTGACCGGCACCCGGGTCCGCCGCCCGGGCCCGCCCGGAAGTGTCCAGGTCGTGGGACCGCGGTCCACCGGATGCGAGACCTGCGTGCCATGGCGGATACCATCAGAGAGCCGGACGGGACAGCTCGTCCCCCGGGGCACTGTCCACCTCAACCGCTCCAGAAGGAGGCCGCTCGCGTGAGTGTGCTCGACGAGATCATCGACGGGGTCCGCGCCGACCTCGCTGAGCGGCAGGCGCGCGTCACCCTCGACGAGCTCAAGGAGCGGGCCCAGAAGGCACGCCCCGCGATGGACGGTGTCGCGGCACTCAAGGGCGAGAGCGTCACGGTGATCTGCGAGGTGAAGCGCTCCAGCCCCTCCAAGGGCGCGCTCGCCGCGATCGCCGACCCCGCCGGTCTGGCCGCCGACTACGAGGCGGGCGGCGCCGCGGTCATCTCCGTCCTCACCGAGCAGCGCAAGTTCGGCGGCTCGCTGGCCGATCTGGAGGCCGTCCGGGCCCGGGTCGACATCCCCCTGCTGCGCAAGGACTTCATCGTCACCGCCTACCAGCTGTGGGAGGCCCGCGCCTACGGTGCCGACCTCGCGCTGCTGATCGTCTCCGCGCTGGAGCAGGAGGCCCTGGTCTCGCTGATCGAGCGGGCCGAGTCGATCGGGCTGACGCCGCTGGTCGAGGTGCACGACGAGGAAGAGGTCGCCCGCGCGGTGGACGCCGGGGCGAAGATCATCGGCGTCAACGCCCGCAACCTCAAGACCCTGGAGGTCGACCGCGGCAACTTCGCCCGGATCGCCCCCGAGATCCCCGACCACATCGTCAAGATCGCCGAGTCCGGTGTCCGCGGACCGCACGACCTGATCGCGTACGCCAACGACGGCGCGGACGCGGTGCTGGTCGGCGAGTCGCTGGTCACCGGCAAGGACCCCAGGACCGCGGTCGCCGACCTGGTCGCCGCGGGCTCCCACCCGGCGATCCGCCACGGCCGGGCCTGAGGGCGAGGACCGGCACTCCGCCATGACCGCCAGCGCCTCCCGCCTCCGCCGCCCCGCCCCGGGCCACCGCCCCGGGCCGGCCGGCGCGCTCGCCGCGGCCGCCGGCGACGGACGGCACGCGGCGCTCGGCCGCGGCTGCCGGCCGCGCGGCTGCCGGGCACCCGCGCGGCGGGTCCGCGGACGGCGGGTCCGCTATCACATCGGCTCGGAGCCGGGACAGATCAACGGGCGCCGATGGCGCACGGCTGCCGCACGCTGACCGGGGACCGGACGTCCCCGGCACCCGCGTGCGCGGCAGTCATCCCCGTAGCGTGATGTCCGGAACCCGAACCGACGGGGCGATTCGCCCCGATCGAGGAGTGCGTCAGATGTCCTCCGATTTCTTCCTTCCCGACCCCGAGGGCCGGGTCCCCACCCCCGAGGGCTACTTCGGTGCCTTCGGCGGCAAGTTCATCCCCGAGGCGCTGGTCGCGGCGGTCGACGAGGTCGCCGCCGAGTACGAGAAGGCCAAGGCGGACCCCGCCTTCGCGGCCGAACTCGACGACCTGCTGGTCAACTACACCGGGCGCCCCAGCGCGCTCACCGAGGTGCCGCGGTTCGCCGAACACGCGGGCGGGGCCCGGGTGTTCCTCAAGCGCGAGGACCTCAACCACACCGGCTCGCACAAGATCAACAACGTGCTGGGCCAGGCGCTGCTCACCAAGCGGATGGGCAAGACCCGGGTCATCGCCGAGACCGGCGCCGGCCAGCACGGCGTCGCCACCGCCACCGCCTGCGCCCTCTTCGGCCTCGAATGCACCGTCTACATGGGCGAGATCGACACCCAGCGGCAGGCCCTCAACGTCGCCCGGATGCGGATGCTCGGCGCCGAGGTCATCGCCGTGAAGTCCGGCAGCCGCACCCTCAAGGACGCCATCAACGAGGCGTTCCGCGACTGGGTCGCCAACGTCGACCGCACCCACTACCTCTTCGGCACGGTCGCCGGCCCGCACCCCTTCCCGGCCCTGGTCCGCGACTTCCACCGCGTCATCGGCGTCGAGGCCCGCCGCCAGATCCTGGAGCGCGCCGGACGGCTGCCGGACGCCGCACTCGCCTGCGTCGGCGGCGGTTCCAACGCCATCGGCCTGTTCCACGCCTTCCTCCCCGACACCGACGTCCGCCTGATCGGCTGCGAGCCCGGCGGTCACGGCGTCGAGACCGGCGAACACGCCGCCACCCTCACCGAGGGCACCCCCGGCATCCTGCACGGCTCGCGCAGTTACGTCCTCCAGGACGAGGACGGCCAGATCACCGAGCCGTACTCGATCTCGGCCGGCCTGGACTACCCCGGCATCGGACCCGAGCACGCCTACCTCAAGGACGTCGGCCGCGCCGAGTACCGCGCGGTCACCGACGACGCGGCGATGCAGGCGCTGCGGCTGCTGTCGCAGACCGAGGGCATCATCCCGGCGATCGAGAGCGCCCACGCGCTGGCCGGCGCCCTGGAGGTCGGCCGCGAGCTGGGCCCCGACGGCCTGCTGCTGATCAACCTCTCCGGGCGCGGCGACAAGGACATGGACACCGCCGCCCGCTACTTCGGGCTGTACGACGACAAGGGCGGGGCGGACGTCAACGGCGCGGTCCAGCCGACCGGTGAGGGGGAGAAGTGATGGCGGGCAACATCGAACTGCTCAATTCCGTACTGGCCCAGGCCAAGGCGGAGAACCGGGCCGCACTCGTCGGCTACCTCCCGGCCGGCTTCCCGACCGTCGACGGCGGCATCCGGGCGATGACCGAGATGCTGGACGGCGGCTGCGACATCGTCGAGGTCGGCCTGCCGCACAGCGACCCGGTCCTGGACGGGCCGGTCATCCAGACCGCCGACGACATCGCGCTGCGCGGCGGCGTGAAGATCGTCGACGTGATCCGCACGGTCCGCGAGGTGCACGCCGCCACCGGTGCGCCGGTGCTGTGCATGACGTACTGGAACCCCGTCGACGCGTACGGCGTCGAGCGGTTCGCCGCCGACCTGGCCGAGGCCGGCGGCGCCGGCTGCATCCTGCCCGACCTCCCGGTCGAGGAGTCCGAGGTGTGGCGCAAGGCCGCCGAGCAGCACGGGCTGGCCACCGTCTTCGTGGTCGCGCCCAGCAGCCGGGACGAGCGGCTCGCCAAGATCACCGCGGCCGGCAGCGGCTTCGTCTACGCCGCTTCCCTGATGGGCGTCACCGGCACCCGCGAATCGGTCGGCCGCGAGGCCCAGGACCTGGTGGCCCGTACCCGCGCCACCACCGAGCTGCCGGTCTGCGTCGGCCTCGGCGTCTCCACCCCCGCCCAGGCCGCCGAGGTGGCCGCCTTCGCGGACGGGGTGATCGTCGGGTCGGCGTTCGTCAAGCGGCTGCTGGTCGCCGGCGACGACCTGACGGCCGGCCTCGCCGGGCTGCGCACCCTCGCGGGTGAGCTGGCCGAGGGCGTACGCAACCGTTCATAGGGTTACGGACCGGGCCGGCGTCCACGGCGGCCCGGACCCTGTCGCTCGATAGGGCGAACATCGGTGCGGAGGGGTGCGACGGCACCCCTCCGCTTCGTTGTGCAGGGGCGTGAGCCAGAAGAATCATGAGGGTAAGAGAACCGCCCGCGAGCGGCTTCAGGAGCAGCGCGAGAAGGAGAAGGCGCGCTCCCGGCGCCGCCGCCAGGCGGTCGTCGCCGGGTCGGTGGTCGCCGCGCTGGCGGTCGCCGGCGGCATCGCCGTCTGGGCCTCCTCCGCCGGCGGCGGCCCGAGCAGTTCCGACAACGAGACCGCCCGCCCGAAGCAGGCCGGCGGCGGCGCCAAGCCGTTCGTCACGGTGGGCGCGCCCGACGCCCCGTCCACCCTCACGGTGTGGGAGGACTTCCGCTGCCCCGCCTGCCAGCAGTTCGAGACCGGCTTCCGCCCGGTGGTCCACGAACTGGAGGACTCCGGCAAGCTCAAGACCGAGTACCACCTCGTGACGATCATCGACGGCAACTCCGGCGGCAAGGGGTCGCTCACCGCCGCGAACGCCGCCCTGTGCGCCCAGGACGCCGGCCGGTTCCGCGACTTCCACGACGTCCTCTACGCCAACCAGCCGCCCGAGCCGCAGGACAAGTTCGCCGACCCCCAGTACGTCCTCCAACTGGCCGGCAAGGTCAAGGGCCTGGTGACCCCCGCCTTCACCACGTGCGTCAAGGACGGCACGTACAACGGCTTCGTCCGCAAGTCCGGTGACGCGTTCGCCAAGTCCGGCTACCGGGGCACCCCGACGGTCCTGCTCAACGGCCAGGACCTCGCCAAGGTGAAGGGCGGCCGGATGACGCCCGCGGACCTGAAGAAGATGGTCCTGGACACCGCCAAGGGCAAGCAGCCCGGCAAGAGCGCCTCCCCCGGGGCGACCGCCTCACCGGGCGGGGGCACGAGCGCCTCGCCGAAGCCCGGCGCGGCCCACCACGGCGCGGCCTCCCCGCAGGCCGGAACGGGGCACCACGGCGGCGCGTCCCCGCAGGCCGGGTCCGGTCACCACGGCGCGGCGTCGCCGCGGACGGGCGCGGGGCACCACGGCACCGCGGCGCCCGGGGCCGGTGCGTCCGTGCGGACCGGCGCCGCACCGGCGTCCTGACCACGCTGCGTCACAGCATG
The sequence above is a segment of the Streptomyces lydicus genome. Coding sequences within it:
- a CDS encoding HGxxPAAW family protein, with protein sequence MSSSGHGHTPAAWTGVIISFIGFCVAGAFIVLDNVPGFWAGIVLIGLGAVAGGLMRAAGLGQEPKRSAAKPAAQAQPQEG
- a CDS encoding DUF2752 domain-containing protein, with amino-acid sequence MSDPVAQARPDTRPRGGPARRLAPPLGALAATAAAFAYVGAVDPNRPGHYPVCPLLHLTGLYCPACGGLRSAHAVAHGDLTAALGANALAVAGYAACAVLWVLWLGRAARGRPTAGPRPRAVHWWTLAALLLAFTVVRNLPFGSGLAP
- the trpC gene encoding indole-3-glycerol phosphate synthase TrpC, translating into MSVLDEIIDGVRADLAERQARVTLDELKERAQKARPAMDGVAALKGESVTVICEVKRSSPSKGALAAIADPAGLAADYEAGGAAVISVLTEQRKFGGSLADLEAVRARVDIPLLRKDFIVTAYQLWEARAYGADLALLIVSALEQEALVSLIERAESIGLTPLVEVHDEEEVARAVDAGAKIIGVNARNLKTLEVDRGNFARIAPEIPDHIVKIAESGVRGPHDLIAYANDGADAVLVGESLVTGKDPRTAVADLVAAGSHPAIRHGRA
- the trpM gene encoding tryptophan biosynthesis modulator TrpM translates to MTASASRLRRPAPGHRPGPAGALAAAAGDGRHAALGRGCRPRGCRAPARRVRGRRVRYHIGSEPGQINGRRWRTAAAR
- the trpB gene encoding tryptophan synthase subunit beta gives rise to the protein MSSDFFLPDPEGRVPTPEGYFGAFGGKFIPEALVAAVDEVAAEYEKAKADPAFAAELDDLLVNYTGRPSALTEVPRFAEHAGGARVFLKREDLNHTGSHKINNVLGQALLTKRMGKTRVIAETGAGQHGVATATACALFGLECTVYMGEIDTQRQALNVARMRMLGAEVIAVKSGSRTLKDAINEAFRDWVANVDRTHYLFGTVAGPHPFPALVRDFHRVIGVEARRQILERAGRLPDAALACVGGGSNAIGLFHAFLPDTDVRLIGCEPGGHGVETGEHAATLTEGTPGILHGSRSYVLQDEDGQITEPYSISAGLDYPGIGPEHAYLKDVGRAEYRAVTDDAAMQALRLLSQTEGIIPAIESAHALAGALEVGRELGPDGLLLINLSGRGDKDMDTAARYFGLYDDKGGADVNGAVQPTGEGEK
- the trpA gene encoding tryptophan synthase subunit alpha; this translates as MAGNIELLNSVLAQAKAENRAALVGYLPAGFPTVDGGIRAMTEMLDGGCDIVEVGLPHSDPVLDGPVIQTADDIALRGGVKIVDVIRTVREVHAATGAPVLCMTYWNPVDAYGVERFAADLAEAGGAGCILPDLPVEESEVWRKAAEQHGLATVFVVAPSSRDERLAKITAAGSGFVYAASLMGVTGTRESVGREAQDLVARTRATTELPVCVGLGVSTPAQAAEVAAFADGVIVGSAFVKRLLVAGDDLTAGLAGLRTLAGELAEGVRNRS
- a CDS encoding DsbA family protein, with the translated sequence MSQKNHEGKRTARERLQEQREKEKARSRRRRQAVVAGSVVAALAVAGGIAVWASSAGGGPSSSDNETARPKQAGGGAKPFVTVGAPDAPSTLTVWEDFRCPACQQFETGFRPVVHELEDSGKLKTEYHLVTIIDGNSGGKGSLTAANAALCAQDAGRFRDFHDVLYANQPPEPQDKFADPQYVLQLAGKVKGLVTPAFTTCVKDGTYNGFVRKSGDAFAKSGYRGTPTVLLNGQDLAKVKGGRMTPADLKKMVLDTAKGKQPGKSASPGATASPGGGTSASPKPGAAHHGAASPQAGTGHHGGASPQAGSGHHGAASPRTGAGHHGTAAPGAGASVRTGAAPAS